Proteins encoded within one genomic window of Pieris rapae chromosome 1, ilPieRapa1.1, whole genome shotgun sequence:
- the LOC123689114 gene encoding uncharacterized protein LOC123689114 — protein MEPSYNLKDVEKCFRPYNYYVLSDEEEVSNIHVNKNKGTSRLDDFFIQEPDRKKKKARLSSTVGRAGKEGNIQYISTDKDDGMDADILVKIDLYSLKKLKEIPVSQHWKNADIRVKYYMKNDSNIDLQIKDVVYNITKEISEEDNVKHYSFKN, from the exons atggag CCTTCATACAACCTGAAAGATGTGGAAAAATGTTTCAGAccctataattattatgttttatctgATGAAGAAGAGGTTTCGAACATacacgtaaataaaaataaggggACCAGTCGTTTAGATGACTTTTTTATTCAAGAACCAGAccgaaagaagaaaaaagctAGACTTTCTTCAACTGTTGGCCGTGCAGGAAAGGAGGGGAACATTCAATATATATCAACAGACAAAGATGATGGAATGGACGCTGACATACTTGTGAAAATCGACttgtatagtttaaaaaagttaaaagaaatCCCGGTCTCACAACATTGGAAAAATGCAGATATTCGTGTTAAATATTACATGAAAAACGATTCCAACATTGATCTTCAGATAAAAGACGTAgtatataacataacaaaGGAAATATCCGAGGAagataatgtaaaacattatagttttaaaaattag